In Leptolyngbya sp. NIES-2104, the genomic window GTTCGTCGAAGCGTTACCGACGATCGATGATTCGATAGATCTACTAGAGATCGAATTCTCGAATCCAATGCGATATTGGGCGGTGATCGACCGGGCTGCTCGATTCGTTGGTTTAGTCGATAGTTTTGCGGTGCGATCGTGGTCGGAATTCATTCAAGCCAATTTCCCCAAACCGCTCAAACAGTCTTCTGAGTCGCTGTGGCATCGAGCGAAAGCGGAAACTTGCGCGGAATTAGAGCGCGTTCCGGTCAAGCTGAATCGATTGAGACTTCAGTTTGCAGAAGCGGGATATGTGAACTCACAGGAACCGAAATACGATCGCAAATCGACGCTTGTTCAGTTTCTCGAACATTTACCGTTACCGTTGATGCTGCAAACGCGATCGGGTGAAGTGATCGCCCAAAATCGGGTTTGGGAAGAACAACTCGGTGACGTGGTTGATCCAGCCTGGTTACAACGAGATGCCGCTGCGTTTTTGGAATATGTCACGCCGAGCCAGATTTCGATGAAATCCGTCGCTTCTAATTTCTGCGAGGTGGGTGCTACTCCGAATACTTGTGTGTGTGTTTGTCCGTTGAAAAGTGGACAAGAACGAATTCTTCAATTCGCCAAAATTCCATTGGGAGATTTACTCTCAGATGAGACTGATCTGATGTTCCGGCTTGCTAGTTTCGAGCAAGGAACGACGAAGTTTCATCAATCTAGCGAAGAAAGCATCTGGCTAGTTCTGGCTCAAGATGTCACTGAACAGCAGCAGCTATCTCGCGAATTAGCTGCGAAAAACGCGGATTTAGTACAACTGAATCGCCTAAAAGATGAATTTCTCGCGTGTATCAGCCACGAATTGAGAACGCCATTAACCGCAGTTTTAGGACTATCGAGTCTGTTAAAAGATCAGCTTTCTGGATCGTTAACCGATCGACAAGTTCGATACGCTCAACTGATTCACCGCAGCGGACGGCATTTAATGTCGATCGTCAATGACATTTTGGATCTCACCCGAATTGAAACCGGACAGATCGAATTAACGCTCTATTCAGTCAGTGTGAAATCGGTTTGTGAAAGAGCGATCGAGCAAGCGCGACAACTCTGTTTAGAAGAACAAAATCCGGAAACTAGAACGAATCTAGAAGCAACCGAAGGCTTAGCCCATTGCACTTTAGAGATTGAAGCAGGACTCGAAGCATTAGTCGCGGACGAATTACGCCTGCGTCAAATGTTGGTGCATCTCTTGTCGAATGCGCTGAAATTCACCGATTCATCCGGTCGGATTGGCATGAGAGTGAATCGCTGGGAGGGCTGGATTGCTTTCACCGTTTGGGATACTGGGATTGGAATTTCCGCTGAAAAGCAACATCTAATTTTCCAAAAATTTCAACAGCTTGAAAATCCCATGACTCGCCGCTTTGAAGGGGCAGGATTGGGACTTGTCCTAACCCAACGATTAGCCAGACTTCACGGGGGCGATGTCTCATTCGTGTCTCGTGAAAATCAGGGCAGTGAGTTTACTTTGCTGATACCGCCAACTCACCCACAACCGACGAGTAGAATTGCAAATTCGCGGGTGAAAACGTCTACGGATAATCGCCTTGTGCTAGTCGTCGAAGCGGTGGTGAAATCGATCGAGCTTCTCTCAGATCAACTCGCAGAACTTGGATATCGCGTCGTGATTGCGCGATCGGGCACTGAAGCGATCGAGAAAGCTCGTCGTCTCCAGCCTTGCTCTGTTTTTCTCAATCCACTACTACCAACGCTATCCGGTTGGGATGTCCTCACCCTGTTAAAAGCTGAACCCGAAACCAAAGATATTCCAATCATTGTGACGGGGACTCGTGGCGATCGAGAACAAGCCCAACGTAAT contains:
- a CDS encoding ATP-binding protein, translated to MVTSTASIREFVESAPVCLQSATLAEVIELMGQYRSDRLVFVNERQFPIGILHAHSLLAHVRSEEIDLKLFVEALPTIDDSIDLLEIEFSNPMRYWAVIDRAARFVGLVDSFAVRSWSEFIQANFPKPLKQSSESLWHRAKAETCAELERVPVKLNRLRLQFAEAGYVNSQEPKYDRKSTLVQFLEHLPLPLMLQTRSGEVIAQNRVWEEQLGDVVDPAWLQRDAAAFLEYVTPSQISMKSVASNFCEVGATPNTCVCVCPLKSGQERILQFAKIPLGDLLSDETDLMFRLASFEQGTTKFHQSSEESIWLVLAQDVTEQQQLSRELAAKNADLVQLNRLKDEFLACISHELRTPLTAVLGLSSLLKDQLSGSLTDRQVRYAQLIHRSGRHLMSIVNDILDLTRIETGQIELTLYSVSVKSVCERAIEQARQLCLEEQNPETRTNLEATEGLAHCTLEIEAGLEALVADELRLRQMLVHLLSNALKFTDSSGRIGMRVNRWEGWIAFTVWDTGIGISAEKQHLIFQKFQQLENPMTRRFEGAGLGLVLTQRLARLHGGDVSFVSRENQGSEFTLLIPPTHPQPTSRIANSRVKTSTDNRLVLVVEAVVKSIELLSDQLAELGYRVVIARSGTEAIEKARRLQPCSVFLNPLLPTLSGWDVLTLLKAEPETKDIPIIVTGTRGDREQAQRNQADGFLAFPIVQKSLKQVLTQLTPDEQSEISIAEPDAQTLVILRLSPTRYGELQRLGTPTEADLNALLHSHNYRVVEADDLDQAELLAQVWKPNIVLLDAAVPDPIGYLKLLGDCSFLASLPLVTLDPVTTQAANQVPGLSVFPCLAPVSETSEALLQVIQVAAGFAWRPLVLAIDSSKLYSPDAKRSDWLQAAMQYLQTAGFRGMMGRSWQDVLQKLDTQSIDLLLFHASDLDQASLSQISTLKRFRDQVAIVIINHQPENTPLLEPIATAVLPPMPMEELLDRMNHILEA